GTGCTCTCGGACGACGCCAAGCGTCGCCAATACGACAGCCAGGTCGCCGCGGCCGAAGCCGCCGCGCGCGCAGGACACCGGCGCGGCAATCCGTTCGACCGCAGCAATCAATTCGAGGACGACGGGCTCGACAATTTCTTTGGCCGCGGCAACCGTGGTTGGGGCTTCCGCCGCGAGGCCGCCGGCAAGGGACCGAAATTGCGCGGCGCCGACATTTATCAGTCGCTGACCGTCTCGTTCGTCGAGGCGGCCGTCGGCACGCGGAAGCGCATCGTCATCAAGGACCAGCGCACGCTCGACGTCGCGATCCCGCCCTTGACCCAGGACGGCCAGTCGCTGAGGCTCAAGGGCCAGGGCGGCGCCGGTGCCAACGGCGGCCCGGCCGGCGACGTGTTCGTCGAAATCAATGTCGAGCCCCATGCGCTCTTCACCCGGCGCGACCACGACATCCTGATGACGCTGCCGGTGACCCTGCCCGAGGCGGTGCTGGGCGCCACGGTCACAGTACCGACCGTGCATGGCCTGGTCTCGCTCAAGATCCCCAAGGGCTCCAACACCGACACGGTGCTGCGCCTGCGCGGCAAGGGTCTGATCGCGCCCGGCTCGGTCCTCCAGGGCGATCAGCTCGTCACGCTCAAGATCGTGCTGCCCACTGCCAAGGACGGCGAGCTCGCCGACTTCGTCGAGCAATGGTCGAAGCGCAACAGCTATAGTGTCCGGCCGAAATACTGACCCCGCCGGAATACTGACCCCGAGAGCGGATCAACCCTCGCGCAGCATGTCGGCGACCGTTGCCTCGAGCGCGGTCTGTTCCGCCGTGGTGACCGGCTGCCAGTGCCGGCCCAGGCGCTGGCTGCGCCTTCCGCGCCGGTAGTCGGGTTCAGTCTCGACCGCGCGCTTCAAGTCGCCGAGCCGCGTCGATGCAAGATCGCGCGCCAGCACCCAGCCGCCGTCGACACTCGCCGCGACGAAGCCCCCGGCCAACAGCCGGTCGAGGCAGTTGGCGAGCACGCCGACCGGAGCCGCGAGCCGACCGGCCATGGTGCGGAACTGCATGGAGCCGCCGGTCCGCCCCTGCTCGACCAGGAGCGCCAGCACGGCGAGCCCGAGGTCGAGGTCGACCCGCGCCTGCGCCAGCGCCTCTTCCGGGGCGGCCAGGCCCCAGAGCGGCACCGCGGCCGCCACCTCGGCGCCGAACAGCACGACGCCCCACGAGAGATACATCCACAGGAGAAAGATCGGGATCACCGCCATCGCGCCGTAGATCGCCTGATAAGAGTTGAAATGGGCGAGATAGAGCGTGAAGCCGGCTTTGCAGATCTCGAACAGCACGGTGGCGATGAGCGCGCCGATCGTCCCGTCGCGCCAGCGCACCGGGCAATGGGGGATGAGGCAGAACAAGAGGGTGAAGCCCAGCCATTCGAGCATGAACGGGGCATAGGCGGCGAGCACCCTTAAGCTTTCCTCGATCACGTGGTGCGACGCGCCGACCACGGCCAGGTCGCGGGTAATGCCGTTGAGGTTGGCCGTGACGGAAAGGCCGACGCCGAACAGGAGGGGCCCGAGCGTCAGCATGGTCCAGTAGATCAGGATCCGCGCCATCCAGCGCCGGGGCGCGTGCACCCGCCAGATCGCGTCCAGCCGGTCCTCGATCGTGGCGAGCAGCATGATCGCCGTCACCGCCAGCACGAGCAGGCCGATCGCCGTGGTCTTGCCGGCGCTCTGCGCGAAGCTGCTGATATATTCCTCGACCGTGGCGCCGACGGTCGGCACGAAATTGTCGAACATCAGCCGCAGCGCCCGCTCGCGCAGCTTGTCGAAGATCGGGAAGGCCGAGAGCACGGCCAGGCTGATCGCGAGCAGCGGCACGATCGAGACCAGCGTCGTGTAGCTCAGGGCGCCCGCGGCGGCGAAGCAGCCGTCCTCGATGAAGCGCTTCACCACATGGCGCAAGAAACGGACGGCACGATCCCACAGCTGCTCGGCCGGCTGCTGCGCATCCGGGACCGGCTGGGATTGGGGTGGGGGCTGGGGTCGGGCCGGTGCCGTCGCCACGCGCTCCCGTTCGGCCGCCTTCTGCTCGATCATGCCTTGCGCCATGGCCGTCGCCCGGAGGAAACAGGATCCCCCGAGGGACGGATCCCAACTGTACGAGGGCGATGCGCCCTTTCCAAGCTTGGGCGCACGCATCCGGGGTCCAGGGGCATTCCCGCCGCCCGGTCCTTTCGTGTAGCATCGCGCCCAGTTTTGACCGTTATGCATTCAGGAGCAGCCATCTTATGGCGAACGTTGGGACCCTAATGGCCGGCAAGCGAGGCCTGATCATGGGCGTGGCGAACCATATGTCGCTCGCCTGGCACATCGCCCAGGCCGTCCATGCCCAAGGGGGAGAGCTCGCCTTCACCTATCAGGGCGAAGCGCTGGAAAAGCGCGTGCGCCCGCTCGCGTCCAGCATCGGTTCGGATTTCCTCGTCGAATGCGACGTGACCGACGAGGCCTCGATGGACCGGACGTTCCAGGCGCTGGCCGACCGCTGGGGCGCGATCGATTTCGTCGTCCATGCGGTGGGCTTTTCGGACAAGGAGGAGCTGAAGGGGCGCTATTGCGACACGACGCGCAGCAATTTCCTGCGGACGCTCGACATCTCCTGCTTCTCCTTCACCGACGTCTGCAAGCGGGCGAGCACGCTCATGCCCAATGGCGGCAGCCTGGTGACACTCACCTACCTCGGCGCCGAGCGCGTCATGCCGAACTACAACGTCATGGGCGTCGCCAAGGCAGCGCTCGAGACCAGCGTGCGCTATCTCGCGGTCGACCTCGGCGGCCAGGGTATCCGCGTCAACGGCATCTCCTACGGCCCGGTCAAGACCTTGGCCGCGTCCGGCATCAGCGACTTCCGCTACATCCTGAAGTGGAACCAGTATAACTCGCCCCTGAAGCGCAATGTCTCGAACGAGGACGTCGGCGGTAGCGGGCTCTATTTCGTGAGCGATCTCTCGAGCGGCGTCTCGGGCGAGATCCACCACGTCGACTGCGGCTATCACGTGGTCGGCATGAAGGCGGTCGACGCGCCGGACATTTCCGTCGTCTGACACCCTCACGCTCCCGCTGACGCGGGTCCCTCCCTCTTCCGTTCAGCGGGAGAGGGTCGGGGTGAGGGCGTCGCCCGCGCATCGGTCGTCGAACAGAGGTAAGAGATATGGCCGGCAACAGCTTCGGCGCCCAATTCCGCTTCACCACCTGGGGCGAGAGCCACGGGCCCGCGATCGGCTGCGTCGTCGACGGTGTGCCGCCGCGCGTGCCGCTCGCCGAGGCCGACCTGCAGCAATGGCTCGACCGGCGCAAGCCCGGCCAGTCGCGCTTCACGACCCAGCGGCAGGAGCCCGACCGGGTGCGCATCCTGTCGGGCGTGTTCGAGGGCCTGACCACCGGCACGCCGATCTCGCTCGAGATCCTGAACGAGGACCAGCGGTCCAAGGACTATGGCGAGATCAAGGACAAGTTCCGCCCGGGC
This DNA window, taken from Aliidongia dinghuensis, encodes the following:
- a CDS encoding DnaJ C-terminal domain-containing protein, encoding MDPYAILQVGRDASPEEIKRSYRKLAKELHPDLHPNNPASARRFNDITAAYDVLSDDAKRRQYDSQVAAAEAAARAGHRRGNPFDRSNQFEDDGLDNFFGRGNRGWGFRREAAGKGPKLRGADIYQSLTVSFVEAAVGTRKRIVIKDQRTLDVAIPPLTQDGQSLRLKGQGGAGANGGPAGDVFVEINVEPHALFTRRDHDILMTLPVTLPEAVLGATVTVPTVHGLVSLKIPKGSNTDTVLRLRGKGLIAPGSVLQGDQLVTLKIVLPTAKDGELADFVEQWSKRNSYSVRPKY
- the fabI gene encoding enoyl-ACP reductase FabI, with product MANVGTLMAGKRGLIMGVANHMSLAWHIAQAVHAQGGELAFTYQGEALEKRVRPLASSIGSDFLVECDVTDEASMDRTFQALADRWGAIDFVVHAVGFSDKEELKGRYCDTTRSNFLRTLDISCFSFTDVCKRASTLMPNGGSLVTLTYLGAERVMPNYNVMGVAKAALETSVRYLAVDLGGQGIRVNGISYGPVKTLAASGISDFRYILKWNQYNSPLKRNVSNEDVGGSGLYFVSDLSSGVSGEIHHVDCGYHVVGMKAVDAPDISVV
- a CDS encoding YihY family inner membrane protein; its protein translation is MIEQKAAERERVATAPARPQPPPQSQPVPDAQQPAEQLWDRAVRFLRHVVKRFIEDGCFAAAGALSYTTLVSIVPLLAISLAVLSAFPIFDKLRERALRLMFDNFVPTVGATVEEYISSFAQSAGKTTAIGLLVLAVTAIMLLATIEDRLDAIWRVHAPRRWMARILIYWTMLTLGPLLFGVGLSVTANLNGITRDLAVVGASHHVIEESLRVLAAYAPFMLEWLGFTLLFCLIPHCPVRWRDGTIGALIATVLFEICKAGFTLYLAHFNSYQAIYGAMAVIPIFLLWMYLSWGVVLFGAEVAAAVPLWGLAAPEEALAQARVDLDLGLAVLALLVEQGRTGGSMQFRTMAGRLAAPVGVLANCLDRLLAGGFVAASVDGGWVLARDLASTRLGDLKRAVETEPDYRRGRRSQRLGRHWQPVTTAEQTALEATVADMLREG